In one Candidatus Nomurabacteria bacterium genomic region, the following are encoded:
- a CDS encoding acyl-ACP desaturase, whose product MTKNVESTNILRELEPVVESELNRHEKMVKNWYPHDYVPWSEGKNFAYLGGEDWEPTQSRLGKAARAAMYVNLLTEDNLPSYHRVISATFGRDSAWGTWVDRWTAEENKHGIAMRDYLTVTRAINPVELEQARMQQMTSGYQSEKSPLDAVAYVTMQELATRIAHRNTGIESRKDGDELAEKLLARIALDENLHMLFYRNIGTAAFEVEPNEMMKSVTEEILGFQMPGAASIPDFWANAAVIADAEIYDLNIHANSIVNPTLKHWKVWDRTDLSGEGAEARDKLGRYMLKLESKAQELVELREEQKAAQNTSQN is encoded by the coding sequence ATGACAAAGAACGTAGAATCAACCAACATACTCCGAGAGCTTGAGCCCGTTGTCGAGTCAGAACTTAACAGACACGAAAAAATGGTAAAAAATTGGTATCCGCACGACTACGTTCCATGGAGCGAAGGTAAAAATTTCGCATATCTAGGCGGGGAAGACTGGGAGCCAACACAATCACGACTTGGAAAAGCCGCCAGGGCAGCCATGTACGTAAATCTACTGACTGAAGACAATCTGCCTTCTTATCATCGAGTGATCTCCGCTACTTTCGGACGCGATAGCGCATGGGGTACATGGGTAGACCGCTGGACGGCTGAAGAAAACAAACACGGCATAGCTATGCGTGACTATCTGACAGTAACAAGAGCAATCAATCCCGTAGAGCTGGAGCAGGCACGCATGCAGCAGATGACGTCAGGATATCAGAGTGAAAAATCTCCACTAGACGCTGTTGCCTACGTCACCATGCAGGAGCTCGCCACTCGTATCGCTCATCGCAACACGGGCATAGAGAGCAGAAAAGACGGCGACGAGCTGGCAGAAAAGCTACTTGCTCGTATTGCACTCGACGAAAACCTGCACATGCTGTTTTATCGCAATATCGGTACAGCCGCATTCGAAGTAGAGCCTAACGAGATGATGAAATCTGTCACAGAGGAAATTCTTGGGTTTCAGATGCCTGGCGCTGCAAGCATTCCTGATTTTTGGGCAAATGCCGCCGTTATCGCTGATGCCGAGATCTATGACCTCAACATCCATGCCAATAGTATCGTCAACCCGACTCTAAAACACTGGAAAGTCTGGGACCGCACAGACCTAAGTGGCGAAGGCGCTGAAGCTAGAGACAAACTCGGTAGGTACATGCTAAAACTTGAATCAAAAGCGCAAGAACTAGTAGAGCTTCGCGAGGAGCAAAAAGCTGCCCAGAACACTAGTCAAAACTAA
- the rpmG gene encoding 50S ribosomal protein L33 codes for MPKKATKRKLVGLVSDLSGHRTYYTTKNTQNTTEKISLKKYDPIARKHATYTETKKSLGRNEVKARKS; via the coding sequence ATGCCTAAAAAAGCAACCAAGCGAAAATTAGTAGGACTTGTCAGTGACCTCAGTGGGCACCGTACTTACTATACGACCAAAAACACCCAGAATACTACAGAAAAAATCAGCCTGAAGAAGTACGATCCAATCGCACGTAAACACGCTACTTACACTGAGACTAAAAAGAGTCTTGGTCGTAACGAAGTCAAAGCACGCAAGTCTTAA
- a CDS encoding glycoside hydrolase family 15 protein has product MLRPIVLSNGELHVGLNNFGLVHDLFYPYVGLTNHAQGPHTRHRVGVWIDGKLSWLDNEGEWTFSFRYPIRALIGHTVAKNESLQVLLEIDDCVDAHMSAFMRNIHVVNLADHPREIRLFMHQAFAIDDSRSNTDTAQYLPDSEALLHYRGRRAFIISGTHNDEPFDQHSVGLFGIEGHEGTYRDAEDGELSGSNVEHGRVDSIIRFRLEVDAKSSERVHYWITAGSSMREALYIDKQIRGEGLSKRLHLTAEWWHKWLQPAVESAAKIDPAYHDSFLHSVMIIKSQIDKRGAVIASTDTSMLNYGRDSYAYCWPRDGALVLWPLIRMGYKEEPYRFFEFCRRVMHPTGYLMHKFRADGGMGSSWHSYVHDDGVVAPPIQEDETAVVVFALAQFYQATGDNRMLHDFYDSMIKPMANWMAEFIDETTGLPKPSYDLWEEVFQTNTYTTSIVYAALHAAADLAEKKDDNGSAVAWRAVADDIQISARKYLYNAERKSFYKGINVVDGQVRYDSTIDMSSFFGAYMFGLFGVNSPELKAVAETIDQELRSDPNLDAYPRYEHDQYHRIDPNTHGNWWFITTLWMAQYFIETEQDERVKGILDWIGGVMMQTGVLSEQVSPVDHSLVAPAPLNWSHAEYVSTLLDTIKNDTKSGR; this is encoded by the coding sequence ATGCTTAGACCTATAGTACTTTCGAACGGTGAGTTGCACGTCGGCCTTAATAACTTCGGTTTAGTACACGATCTTTTTTATCCGTACGTGGGACTTACTAATCACGCACAGGGTCCGCATACTCGTCATAGGGTTGGTGTATGGATCGATGGCAAGCTTAGTTGGCTTGATAATGAAGGCGAATGGACGTTTTCGTTCCGTTACCCTATACGTGCACTCATTGGCCATACGGTCGCAAAAAATGAATCTTTACAGGTGCTACTAGAGATTGATGACTGTGTCGATGCTCATATGAGCGCTTTCATGCGAAACATCCATGTTGTTAACCTGGCCGATCATCCACGAGAAATTCGCTTATTTATGCATCAGGCGTTTGCAATCGACGACTCGCGAAGCAATACCGATACAGCGCAATATCTGCCAGACAGCGAAGCTTTGTTGCATTATCGCGGTCGAAGAGCGTTCATTATTTCAGGTACACATAATGACGAACCTTTTGATCAACATAGCGTCGGCCTTTTTGGCATAGAAGGCCACGAGGGTACGTATCGCGATGCCGAAGACGGTGAATTGTCCGGTAGCAACGTTGAGCATGGTCGGGTCGATTCGATTATCCGATTCCGTTTAGAAGTCGACGCCAAAAGTTCAGAGCGGGTGCATTATTGGATTACCGCCGGGTCGTCTATGAGAGAAGCGCTATATATAGATAAACAGATTCGAGGCGAAGGTTTGTCTAAACGACTTCACTTAACTGCAGAGTGGTGGCACAAGTGGCTGCAGCCAGCCGTGGAATCGGCTGCAAAAATCGACCCCGCCTATCATGATTCATTTTTGCACAGCGTTATGATTATCAAGTCGCAGATTGATAAGCGTGGAGCCGTTATCGCCAGTACCGACACATCTATGCTTAATTATGGTCGCGACAGCTATGCGTATTGCTGGCCTCGCGATGGCGCGCTTGTGCTGTGGCCGCTTATACGAATGGGCTACAAAGAGGAGCCGTATCGGTTTTTTGAGTTTTGTCGGCGCGTGATGCACCCGACAGGTTACCTGATGCATAAATTCCGAGCCGATGGTGGCATGGGGTCTAGCTGGCACTCGTATGTTCATGATGATGGCGTTGTAGCTCCGCCCATACAGGAAGACGAGACTGCAGTTGTTGTATTTGCACTTGCGCAGTTTTATCAGGCGACCGGTGACAACCGTATGCTACATGACTTTTATGACTCTATGATTAAGCCGATGGCTAACTGGATGGCTGAGTTTATAGACGAAACGACCGGATTACCGAAGCCGAGCTATGATTTATGGGAAGAAGTTTTTCAGACGAACACGTATACGACGTCCATTGTATATGCCGCCTTGCACGCCGCAGCAGATCTAGCCGAAAAGAAAGATGACAACGGCAGCGCTGTGGCTTGGAGGGCCGTAGCCGACGACATACAAATTAGTGCCCGTAAATACCTATACAATGCCGAAAGAAAATCATTTTATAAGGGTATAAATGTAGTCGACGGTCAGGTGCGCTATGATAGTACGATTGATATGAGTAGTTTCTTTGGCGCATATATGTTTGGACTATTTGGCGTTAACTCACCGGAACTGAAGGCCGTGGCTGAAACGATTGACCAAGAGCTCCGCTCGGACCCGAATCTAGACGCTTATCCGCGATATGAACACGATCAGTACCATAGAATTGACCCCAATACTCACGGTAATTGGTGGTTCATTACAACGCTTTGGATGGCGCAATATTTTATAGAAACAGAACAAGATGAACGCGTTAAGGGTATACTTGATTGGATTGGTGGAGTTATGATGCAGACCGGCGTACTGTCTGAACAAGTTAGCCCCGTAGACCACTCACTAGTGGCGCCCGCGCCGTTAAACTGGAGTCACGCAGAATATGTATCGACATTGCTCGATACCATTAAAAATGACACAAAATCCGGCCGATAA
- a CDS encoding polysaccharide deacetylase family protein, whose amino-acid sequence MSKAIALYLHVHQPYRVRPYSVFDIGERHDYFDIKDDSKLNNEKIFHKVADKSYRPMTALLRTLLDRHPDFKCSISITGDFIEQAEAWAPDVLDAFNELVATGRVEIVAETYYHSLAFFYNKQEFVSQVEQHRQKIKEVFGVVPTAFRNTELAYNDEVAEWADEAGYEVVLAEGWDPVLEWRSPNYVYRPAGTENISLLLKNYQLSDDLAFRFGDQSWNEWPLSVDKYASWVASNSEGPLVNLFMDFETFGEHQWADTGIFTFFEAFVAKWLSESGNSFQTVTGAARELEPAGELSMPQTVTWADSERDLSAWTGNDLQKESLKYAYALQNDVLRSNDVELIRDWRLLQSSDHFYYMATKWQHDGDVHKYFSPYDSPYDAFLSYMNAIRDVRLRLMLHHSLGGLNTPKPSEENVAI is encoded by the coding sequence ATGAGTAAAGCAATCGCACTGTACCTGCATGTACATCAGCCGTATCGGGTTAGGCCATACAGTGTGTTCGATATCGGTGAACGACATGATTATTTTGACATTAAAGATGACAGCAAGCTCAACAACGAAAAGATATTTCACAAGGTTGCCGACAAGTCCTACAGGCCAATGACGGCGTTGCTACGCACGCTGCTAGATCGACACCCTGATTTTAAATGTTCGATTAGTATTACTGGTGACTTTATAGAACAGGCCGAGGCGTGGGCGCCAGACGTATTGGACGCATTTAATGAGCTTGTCGCAACTGGCCGTGTAGAGATTGTAGCCGAAACGTATTATCACAGCTTGGCGTTTTTCTATAACAAGCAGGAGTTCGTGAGTCAGGTAGAGCAACACCGTCAGAAGATCAAAGAGGTGTTTGGTGTTGTTCCAACGGCATTCCGTAACACGGAGCTTGCATACAACGACGAAGTAGCGGAATGGGCCGACGAAGCTGGCTATGAAGTTGTCTTGGCAGAAGGTTGGGATCCGGTACTAGAGTGGCGTAGCCCGAACTATGTTTATCGACCAGCTGGTACAGAAAACATCAGCTTGTTGCTGAAAAATTACCAATTGAGCGATGACCTTGCATTTCGATTTGGTGACCAGTCGTGGAACGAATGGCCACTTAGCGTAGATAAATATGCGAGTTGGGTTGCATCAAATTCCGAAGGGCCGCTTGTTAATCTATTTATGGACTTTGAGACGTTTGGCGAACATCAGTGGGCCGACACGGGAATATTTACCTTTTTCGAGGCATTTGTAGCCAAGTGGCTTTCTGAAAGTGGAAATTCTTTCCAGACAGTAACCGGTGCCGCTAGGGAGCTTGAGCCTGCCGGTGAGCTTTCGATGCCACAGACTGTCACATGGGCAGACAGTGAGCGTGATTTGTCGGCCTGGACAGGCAATGATTTACAGAAAGAGTCGCTTAAATATGCGTATGCGTTACAAAATGACGTTTTGAGAAGTAACGATGTAGAGTTAATACGTGACTGGCGATTGTTGCAAAGTTCCGACCACTTTTATTACATGGCCACTAAATGGCAGCATGATGGTGACGTGCACAAATACTTTAGCCCTTACGACTCCCCTTATGACGCCTTTTTGTCGTACATGAATGCTATCCGAGATGTTCGTTTACGATTGATGTTGCACCATAGTCTTGGCGGGCTCAATACACCCAAACCTTCTGAGGAGAACGTTGCCATATGA
- a CDS encoding glycosyltransferase family 4 protein: MRILMLGWELPPHNSGGLGVACYHMSKALAIKGASIDFVLPYSAEHPDIDFMNIHGATSLDPESRVHMGSYDSEFVTEKDMAEIDAGDLSTMRAVQKHYITFVEGLIKKVQPDVIHAHDWLTMEAGVRAKELTGAPLIVHVHATEFDRSGESYGNPIVHEIEQQALDMADRIIAVSNITKAIIVEKYGIPAERVEVIHNAIDVDSFEPYEYDMRDYRYFEALRYEGYTVVALLTRFTVQKGLTHFLRGAARACEKYDKFVFLLAGDGEQRDELISLAASMGIADKVYFTGFVRGKQWRDIYSVSDVFVMSSVSEPFGLTALEAAHHDSALIISKQSGVGEVLENILRYDYWDTDRLADQLVNIALSPSLATTLRRNVKEEYARISWHDVAEKCASLYGRLKDGAVV, from the coding sequence ATGAGAATACTAATGCTCGGCTGGGAGCTGCCGCCGCACAACAGTGGTGGGCTTGGGGTCGCATGTTACCATATGTCTAAAGCACTTGCTATTAAGGGTGCTTCGATTGATTTTGTGCTCCCCTATTCGGCTGAGCATCCTGATATTGATTTTATGAACATACATGGTGCAACTAGTTTAGACCCTGAAAGTCGCGTGCACATGGGTAGTTACGATAGTGAATTTGTCACCGAAAAGGATATGGCTGAGATTGATGCTGGTGATCTGTCGACCATGCGCGCTGTTCAAAAGCATTACATTACGTTTGTCGAAGGTCTTATTAAAAAAGTACAGCCTGATGTCATACACGCTCATGATTGGTTGACGATGGAGGCGGGTGTGCGCGCTAAGGAGTTGACTGGCGCTCCCCTCATTGTTCACGTACACGCTACCGAGTTTGATCGTTCTGGCGAAAGCTACGGAAATCCTATCGTACACGAGATTGAGCAGCAGGCGCTTGATATGGCGGATCGGATTATTGCAGTGAGTAACATTACGAAGGCTATTATCGTTGAGAAATATGGCATACCAGCCGAACGCGTAGAGGTGATTCACAACGCAATCGACGTCGATAGCTTTGAGCCCTATGAGTACGACATGCGCGACTACCGTTACTTTGAGGCGCTTCGGTACGAAGGCTATACGGTGGTGGCGCTACTGACTCGATTCACGGTGCAAAAAGGTTTGACGCACTTTTTGCGTGGCGCTGCACGTGCCTGTGAAAAGTATGACAAGTTTGTTTTTTTGCTTGCTGGCGACGGCGAACAACGTGACGAGCTTATCAGTCTGGCGGCAAGCATGGGTATTGCCGACAAAGTGTACTTTACTGGCTTTGTACGGGGCAAGCAGTGGCGCGACATCTACTCGGTCTCTGATGTATTCGTCATGAGCTCGGTTAGTGAGCCGTTTGGCCTTACTGCCCTTGAAGCTGCGCACCACGACAGTGCGCTTATCATAAGCAAACAATCTGGTGTTGGCGAAGTTCTTGAAAATATCTTGCGCTATGACTATTGGGACACTGACCGACTCGCTGACCAACTGGTCAATATTGCATTGTCTCCTAGCCTTGCTACGACGCTTCGTCGTAACGTTAAAGAAGAGTATGCTCGAATATCATGGCATGATGTGGCTGAAAAATGCGCATCGCTTTATGGTCGTTTGAAGGATGGTGCAGTTGTATGA
- a CDS encoding mechanosensitive ion channel, translating into MFQNDSIGSAIDEVVRFVLQPNDYRAVLILIISVLFAYWLSKFLAKGIIFVAQKVAIRGDTETREDKFVMYRQVETYLSIAVAVVRTLVVAVVAYITWRILTPQGSENLGGSGAAAIGASTIFIVFAGATVGLLLRDITAGATMIIEKWFTIGDFIKVEPFMDVSGVVERMNLRSTKLRSLSGEVIWIHNQQIQGVHVTPRGVRTTAVDIFVTDIEKSEYAIQQVVKAMPTGATMLARPLRMTKPEQWGEGVWRITVIGETTPGREWLMEKYFVNAITKLDEEAKKVDKLLALEPIAYYADPVADKRFKRAVRVKST; encoded by the coding sequence ATGTTTCAAAATGACTCCATAGGTTCCGCCATCGACGAAGTCGTCAGATTTGTATTACAGCCGAATGATTACCGAGCCGTCTTGATTCTCATCATTTCAGTGCTTTTTGCGTACTGGCTCAGCAAGTTTTTGGCAAAGGGAATCATATTCGTAGCCCAAAAGGTCGCTATAAGAGGCGACACAGAGACTCGTGAAGACAAGTTTGTGATGTATCGCCAAGTAGAAACCTACCTCAGTATTGCCGTGGCTGTCGTGCGAACTCTCGTAGTGGCGGTGGTCGCCTACATCACTTGGCGTATCCTCACGCCGCAAGGTAGTGAAAACCTCGGCGGATCAGGCGCGGCGGCAATCGGTGCTAGTACCATCTTTATCGTTTTCGCAGGTGCTACCGTCGGCCTACTACTACGCGACATCACAGCCGGAGCCACTATGATCATCGAAAAATGGTTCACGATAGGAGACTTTATTAAAGTCGAGCCATTCATGGATGTCAGCGGTGTAGTCGAACGTATGAACCTACGCTCTACTAAGCTACGTAGCCTTAGTGGCGAAGTTATCTGGATTCACAACCAACAGATTCAAGGAGTTCACGTCACCCCGCGCGGAGTACGTACAACCGCCGTCGATATATTTGTTACAGATATCGAAAAGAGTGAATATGCGATTCAACAGGTTGTCAAAGCCATGCCAACTGGCGCCACCATGCTCGCTCGGCCGCTCCGTATGACCAAACCAGAGCAGTGGGGTGAAGGAGTCTGGCGAATCACTGTCATAGGTGAAACCACTCCTGGTCGCGAATGGTTAATGGAAAAGTATTTCGTCAACGCCATTACAAAGCTAGACGAAGAGGCCAAAAAAGTCGACAAGTTACTGGCGCTTGAACCAATCGCATATTACGCCGACCCGGTCGCCGACAAACGCTTCAAACGCGCCGTCCGCGTCAAGAGCACGTAA
- a CDS encoding MarR family transcriptional regulator, translating to MVISSEESNQKLTGQQQRILKLLFKFRFVSAGLLAMVMGIRREGVYQVLEQLVGKGLVTKVYKEQWRIDRKPAYYYLNKSGVTITRKLMDVKESVVHALYKNDEMTNDFVEHSLKLIRCYASIMQHLPEGSDIFSKTEINRFKQFPKNRPDLYIRTPDGKEAIVVIVDDKPLYIVRKRLDEIVAHSEDEGWPSDNYPTICFILKDHSAKYSFLYTTSKKLESMGLEESELPILAATLGSFDEPISSPWSTPLKPKEHSQLFA from the coding sequence GTGGTTATAAGTAGTGAAGAAAGTAATCAGAAATTAACTGGTCAACAGCAACGTATTCTAAAGTTATTATTCAAGTTCAGATTTGTATCAGCAGGGTTATTAGCTATGGTTATGGGTATTCGTAGAGAGGGTGTCTATCAAGTCTTAGAGCAGCTAGTAGGTAAAGGTCTAGTAACAAAGGTATACAAAGAGCAGTGGCGGATAGATCGCAAACCAGCGTACTATTATTTGAATAAATCTGGTGTGACAATCACTCGTAAGCTTATGGATGTCAAAGAGTCTGTCGTCCATGCCCTATATAAGAATGATGAGATGACAAATGATTTTGTCGAGCATAGCCTGAAGCTTATCCGGTGTTACGCATCTATCATGCAGCACCTCCCCGAAGGCTCAGATATATTCTCCAAGACCGAGATTAACCGTTTCAAACAGTTCCCTAAAAACCGCCCAGACCTGTATATACGCACTCCGGATGGTAAAGAGGCTATTGTGGTCATAGTCGACGACAAGCCCCTCTATATCGTCCGTAAACGTTTAGATGAGATAGTAGCCCATAGCGAAGATGAAGGCTGGCCGTCCGACAATTACCCGACTATATGCTTTATCCTAAAAGATCATTCTGCTAAGTATAGCTTTCTCTATACCACCAGCAAGAAACTAGAGAGCATGGGCCTAGAAGAGAGCGAGCTACCAATTCTCGCCGCCACTCTCGGGTCATTCGACGAGCCCATCTCCTCACCGTGGTCTACACCTCTTAAGCCGAAAGAACACTCTCAGCTGTTTGCATAA